One Deinococcus reticulitermitis DNA segment encodes these proteins:
- a CDS encoding alpha/beta hydrolase family protein, with protein sequence MTPADLPLAFLVFTLLMLRWWPSRRGFSLPRWTLALLLGATLLHLGLGTPRWQLTPTYLAAALAGWVLWRRPGAAPRRTGTRVLQGAGLLVLGALAVSLPTLAPLFRFPLPEGPLPVGTRTLHWQGGTQPLNVQLWYPASAAPGQTGGGQAARYVPDPAVTGALAQMFGLPEFALGHLRHLKTNAWQDAPPSGQSLPVVLFFHGLGSIRQQNTFQVEALASRGYLVVGVDVPGFAAATVDAGGRALHNTHPTASLSNASSDRWMKTWAATGEAVLNRLPELRALGVHPDLGRVGALGHSFGGAAAAHLLRTDGRVRAALNLDGGIFGAWPAHGYGKPFFLMNTATGLDRQAALARLDTLTDAQVAEATQGETPTRAAYRRDLNALFDRRERALQGGAWSLVLPGATHLSFTDAALYSPLLADPGDAAQTHRLINAYTLAFFGEALQGEPQDLINLQTRFPAAKFTVHP encoded by the coding sequence ATGACCCCTGCCGATCTTCCCCTGGCCTTCCTCGTCTTCACGCTCCTGATGCTCCGCTGGTGGCCCAGCCGCCGGGGGTTTTCCCTGCCGCGCTGGACCCTGGCGCTCCTTCTGGGCGCCACACTTCTTCACCTGGGGCTCGGGACGCCGCGCTGGCAGCTGACGCCGACCTATCTGGCCGCCGCGCTGGCCGGCTGGGTCCTCTGGCGGAGGCCGGGGGCGGCCCCACGCCGGACCGGGACACGGGTCTTGCAGGGCGCGGGACTGCTCGTGCTGGGCGCCCTGGCGGTGTCCCTGCCCACGCTGGCGCCGCTGTTCCGCTTCCCGCTGCCGGAGGGGCCGCTCCCGGTGGGCACCCGGACGCTTCACTGGCAGGGCGGGACGCAGCCGCTCAACGTGCAGCTGTGGTATCCCGCGTCGGCGGCCCCTGGGCAGACGGGAGGAGGGCAGGCGGCCCGCTACGTTCCCGACCCCGCCGTGACCGGAGCGTTGGCGCAGATGTTCGGGCTGCCCGAATTCGCGCTGGGACACCTGCGCCACCTGAAGACCAACGCCTGGCAGGACGCGCCGCCCAGCGGTCAATCCCTGCCGGTCGTGCTCTTTTTTCACGGCCTGGGCAGCATCCGGCAGCAGAACACCTTTCAGGTCGAGGCGCTGGCGAGTCGCGGTTACCTGGTGGTCGGTGTGGACGTGCCGGGGTTCGCCGCCGCCACCGTGGACGCCGGGGGCCGCGCCCTGCACAACACGCACCCCACCGCCAGCCTCTCGAACGCCAGCAGCGACCGCTGGATGAAGACCTGGGCCGCGACGGGCGAGGCTGTCCTGAACCGCTTGCCGGAGCTGCGCGCCCTGGGCGTCCACCCCGATCTCGGGCGGGTGGGCGCGCTGGGGCACTCGTTCGGCGGAGCGGCGGCAGCTCACCTGCTGCGGACGGACGGGCGCGTGCGGGCGGCCCTCAACCTGGACGGAGGGATTTTCGGCGCGTGGCCCGCGCACGGGTACGGCAAGCCTTTTTTCCTGATGAATACGGCGACGGGTCTGGACCGTCAGGCCGCACTCGCCCGCCTGGATACCCTGACGGACGCGCAGGTGGCCGAGGCCACCCAGGGCGAGACCCCCACCCGCGCTGCCTACCGGCGCGACCTGAACGCGCTGTTTGACCGCCGGGAGCGGGCCTTGCAGGGCGGCGCCTGGTCGCTCGTGCTGCCGGGCGCCACCCACCTCAGCTTCACCGACGCCGCGCTGTATTCGCCGCTGCTCGCCGACCCTGGCGACGCCGCGCAGACCCACCGCTTGATCAACGCCTACACGCTGGCCTTCTTTGGTGAGGCGCTCCAGGGAGAGCCCCAGGACCTGATTAACCTCCAGACCCGGTTCCCGGCGGCGAAGTTCACCGTGCACCCCTGA
- a CDS encoding ABC-F family ATP-binding cassette domain-containing protein, giving the protein MLLRAHQVARVYGDHTIFRQLDLEVGAGDRLALIGANGSGKTTLLRLLAGLETPDAGQVTRQGRVSLLRQHTEGADQTVLETVTPPALLTAEAGFTRASNALSEGHTDAATLTTFADAEERYRLAGGYDFAARAAAVLAGLALFPEANAAQLSGGQLRRVMLARLLLSPADVYLLDEPTNHLDEDGARWLEDWILASDAAFVLASHDRAFLDRAATRVAELERGTLSVYPGNYSAALALKETLKEAQERDYAAYERKRAALQEERGRLASKSGTEENRRRARDNDKFLSSFKAGRNQRVYANRARAMQRQIERLDEQAVSKPRTDRRTVRLDLPPVPPGPAEVLTVRALGVERGGKEVLSGVNLHVRRGDRIALTGPNGGGKSTLLAALLGELPHAGHAGEVQWGAGLTRYVAGQHGEELVGFGTVGEALLAANPALTPHQLWEVAAQVGLPGPAFSLVALSGGGRTRLSLARLSVTRAQVMILDEPTNHLDLPTILALEALLLAFSGTVLLASHDRALLGKVATRVWEVGGGQVREAQGTVYP; this is encoded by the coding sequence ATGCTTTTGCGCGCCCATCAAGTCGCCCGGGTGTACGGCGACCACACGATTTTCAGGCAGCTCGATTTGGAGGTCGGCGCCGGGGACCGTCTCGCGCTGATCGGCGCCAACGGCAGCGGCAAGACGACCCTGCTGCGGCTGCTCGCCGGGCTGGAGACGCCCGACGCCGGGCAGGTCACGCGGCAGGGGCGCGTCTCGCTGCTCAGGCAACACACGGAAGGCGCCGACCAGACGGTGCTGGAGACCGTCACGCCGCCTGCCCTCCTGACCGCCGAGGCCGGTTTCACCCGCGCCTCGAACGCGCTCTCGGAAGGCCACACCGACGCGGCGACCCTCACCACTTTTGCCGACGCCGAGGAGCGCTACCGCCTCGCGGGCGGCTACGATTTCGCGGCGCGGGCGGCGGCGGTGCTCGCGGGGCTGGCGCTCTTCCCGGAGGCGAACGCGGCGCAGCTCTCAGGCGGGCAACTGCGGCGGGTGATGCTCGCGCGGCTGCTGCTCTCCCCCGCCGACGTGTACCTGCTCGACGAGCCTACCAACCACCTCGACGAGGACGGCGCGCGCTGGCTGGAGGACTGGATTCTCGCCTCGGACGCGGCCTTCGTGCTCGCCAGCCACGACCGCGCCTTTCTCGACCGGGCGGCGACCCGGGTGGCGGAGCTCGAACGCGGCACGCTGAGCGTCTACCCCGGCAACTACAGCGCGGCGCTGGCCCTCAAGGAGACGCTGAAAGAGGCGCAGGAACGCGACTACGCCGCCTACGAACGCAAGCGCGCGGCCTTGCAGGAGGAGCGGGGGCGCCTGGCGAGCAAGAGCGGCACCGAAGAAAACCGCCGCCGGGCACGGGACAACGACAAATTTCTCTCGTCGTTCAAGGCCGGGCGCAACCAGCGGGTCTACGCCAACCGTGCCCGCGCCATGCAGCGCCAGATCGAGCGGCTGGACGAGCAGGCCGTCTCCAAACCACGCACCGACCGCCGCACGGTGCGCCTCGACCTGCCCCCGGTGCCGCCCGGCCCCGCCGAGGTGCTCACGGTGCGCGCCCTGGGTGTGGAGCGCGGCGGGAAAGAGGTGCTGAGCGGCGTGAATCTGCACGTCCGGCGCGGCGACCGCATTGCGCTCACTGGCCCCAACGGCGGAGGCAAAAGCACGCTCCTCGCGGCCCTGCTCGGCGAGCTGCCGCACGCGGGCCACGCGGGCGAGGTGCAGTGGGGCGCGGGCCTGACCCGTTACGTCGCCGGGCAACACGGAGAAGAACTCGTGGGCTTCGGCACAGTGGGGGAAGCGCTGCTCGCCGCCAACCCCGCCCTCACCCCCCATCAGCTCTGGGAGGTCGCCGCCCAGGTGGGGTTGCCGGGGCCGGCCTTTTCCCTCGTTGCACTCTCGGGCGGGGGGCGCACTCGGCTGAGTCTCGCGCGGCTGAGCGTGACGCGGGCGCAGGTGATGATCCTCGACGAACCGACCAATCACCTCGACCTGCCGACGATCCTGGCCCTCGAAGCCCTGCTGCTCGCCTTTTCTGGCACCGTGCTGCTCGCCTCTCATGACCGCGCGCTTCTGGGGAAGGTGGCGACGCGGGTTTGGGAAGTAGGGGGAGGACAGGTGCGGGAAGCCCAGGGCACGGTCTACCCTTGA
- a CDS encoding histidinol-phosphatase HisJ family protein: MTALLDSHLHTPLCGHATGTPREYAQAALDAGLAGLCFTDHMPMPEWYDAPWRMRRDQLARYVEEVRAVQQEFAGRLDVRLGLEADFHPGTERYVEEVLGEYPWDYVIGSVHYLGAWGFDNPEFVDEYEWRDLGQLYRHYAALVEGAARSGLFDAIGHLDLPKKFGHRAPDPSALRRVLDVVAGLGLALDFNTAGWRKPVAEAYPAPNLVRAAAERGIPFVLGSDAHAPGEVGYRFGDALGAIREAGGRVVTYRGRQPTP, translated from the coding sequence ATGACCGCCCTCCTCGACTCGCACCTCCACACGCCGCTGTGCGGCCACGCCACCGGCACCCCCCGCGAGTACGCGCAGGCGGCGCTGGACGCTGGCCTCGCCGGGCTGTGCTTCACCGACCACATGCCGATGCCCGAGTGGTACGACGCGCCGTGGCGGATGCGCCGCGATCAGCTCGCCCGGTACGTCGAGGAGGTTCGGGCGGTGCAGCAGGAATTCGCCGGACGGCTCGACGTGCGGCTGGGCCTGGAGGCCGACTTTCACCCCGGCACCGAGCGCTATGTGGAAGAGGTGCTCGGTGAATATCCCTGGGACTACGTGATCGGCAGCGTGCATTACCTCGGCGCGTGGGGCTTCGACAATCCCGAGTTTGTGGACGAATACGAGTGGCGCGACCTCGGGCAGCTCTACCGCCATTACGCCGCGCTGGTGGAAGGTGCGGCCCGCAGCGGCCTCTTCGACGCCATCGGGCACCTCGACCTGCCCAAGAAGTTCGGGCACCGCGCCCCCGACCCTTCGGCGCTGCGGCGCGTGCTCGACGTGGTGGCGGGGCTCGGGCTCGCGCTCGACTTCAACACGGCAGGCTGGCGCAAACCCGTGGCCGAGGCGTACCCGGCGCCCAACCTCGTGCGCGCCGCCGCCGAGCGCGGCATTCCTTTCGTGCTCGGCAGCGACGCCCACGCGCCGGGGGAGGTGGGGTACCGTTTCGGGGACGCGCTCGGAGCGATTCGGGAGGCGGGCGGGCGGGTGGTGACGTACCGGGGGCGGCAGCCTACCCCGTAA
- a CDS encoding class I SAM-dependent methyltransferase yields the protein MSSFRSRPALPRGRPQARTAWTEADGYLGMVGRHGHAYHRHLAVPAVLKLLDVPRGARVLDLGCGPGVLAPHLHRRGLQVTGLDASPAMIAQARRLHGAAGTFVLGDARRLPPALRRAPFGGAVFLFSLQDMDPLGPVLREAGSVLRPGGVLVAVLTQPCFRVPRASGWARDPARGLYARQVSRYLTPFSAPAQGSASTTFHRPLGEYVAALAEAGLWVDALRELAPTPALRRQLGEDRPHNADLPALLALRAARLRG from the coding sequence ATGTCTTCATTTCGTTCGCGGCCCGCCCTGCCGCGTGGCCGGCCCCAGGCGCGCACTGCCTGGACCGAGGCCGACGGGTATCTCGGGATGGTGGGGCGGCACGGTCACGCCTACCACCGTCATCTCGCCGTCCCCGCCGTATTGAAGCTGCTCGACGTACCGCGCGGCGCCCGCGTCCTCGATCTCGGGTGCGGGCCGGGGGTGCTCGCGCCGCACCTGCACCGGCGCGGGCTTCAGGTGACCGGCCTTGACGCCAGCCCGGCGATGATCGCGCAGGCCCGGCGGCTGCACGGCGCGGCGGGCACCTTCGTGCTCGGAGACGCGCGGCGGCTGCCGCCAGCGCTGCGGCGCGCCCCGTTTGGCGGCGCGGTGTTTCTCTTCAGCCTTCAGGACATGGACCCGCTCGGGCCGGTGCTGCGGGAGGCCGGCTCCGTGCTGCGGCCCGGCGGCGTGCTCGTCGCGGTCCTCACCCAACCCTGTTTCCGGGTGCCGCGCGCGAGCGGCTGGGCGCGTGACCCGGCGCGGGGGCTCTACGCGCGGCAGGTCAGCCGTTACCTCACGCCTTTTTCAGCCCCGGCCCAGGGCAGCGCGAGCACCACCTTTCACCGGCCCCTCGGCGAATATGTCGCGGCGCTCGCTGAGGCGGGGCTGTGGGTGGACGCGCTGCGCGAACTCGCCCCGACGCCCGCGCTGAGACGGCAACTCGGCGAGGACAGGCCACACAACGCGGACCTGCCGGCGTTGCTGGCCTTGCGGGCAGCGCGGCTAAGGGGATAG
- a CDS encoding helix-turn-helix transcriptional regulator, whose product MTEPPESSFPHLEPPCRVTSPEVADVLRQVQNVQRLRHFMREGGSTVSAFAAALDWPTLRAYRQVKTFERLGLLREERQERRAGRAVRWYVCPHRRYFLPVPLVSVEDYLESSFQPHEGFIKAQAAQAAQSGPNPVKGLLVGAFGEGAALVPADRCGEPWTPDFPGAPALHYGIGPLFLDYAQAKALQQELTELFGRYSQLGGAARYLYHVMLTPDASG is encoded by the coding sequence ATGACAGAGCCACCCGAAAGCAGCTTCCCACACCTGGAACCGCCCTGCCGGGTCACGTCCCCCGAGGTGGCCGACGTGCTGCGGCAAGTCCAGAACGTGCAGCGGCTGCGGCATTTCATGCGGGAAGGCGGCTCCACGGTCAGCGCCTTCGCGGCGGCCCTGGACTGGCCGACCCTGCGCGCCTACCGGCAGGTCAAAACCTTCGAGCGCCTGGGCCTGCTGCGCGAGGAGCGGCAGGAGCGCCGCGCCGGGCGGGCGGTGCGCTGGTACGTCTGCCCGCACCGGCGCTACTTCCTGCCCGTACCTCTGGTCAGCGTAGAGGATTACCTGGAAAGCAGCTTCCAGCCGCATGAGGGCTTCATCAAAGCGCAGGCCGCGCAGGCGGCGCAGTCCGGCCCGAACCCGGTGAAGGGGCTCTTGGTCGGGGCTTTCGGCGAGGGGGCCGCCCTTGTCCCGGCGGACCGCTGCGGCGAGCCCTGGACGCCCGATTTTCCCGGCGCCCCCGCGCTGCACTACGGCATCGGACCGCTGTTTCTCGACTACGCGCAGGCCAAAGCCCTCCAGCAGGAACTGACCGAGCTGTTTGGGCGCTATTCGCAGCTCGGCGGCGCAGCGCGTTACCTGTACCACGTCATGCTCACCCCGGACGCCAGCGGCTGA